CGAAATTTTTGTTTGGCAGCAAGACGACAATGACGACGATGTCTTAATGGATGTGGAAGAAGAGGAGATCGATCAAGTCTTTCTTACCGCTAAGGCCGTGCTAGCTGAACAAAATTTGACCCTCCAACGTACCGCTATTACTCTGACGGCCTCGGGAGAAATTCCCGAGGCTGAGGAAGATAACTGCCTTACCCTAGAGCTAGACGACCTCGATGACGCCGGTAACCCCGTCACTGAGGAATTTCAGATTTTGGCAACCTGCTTCTACGATGACGAAGAATATACTCTGTGCACTCCCCTCGACCCGCTGCTGATTTTTGCTCACCGCACTAGCGATGGTTCTCTAGAAGTGGTGACCCCGGAAGAATTTCAAACCATTCGCGGCGGGCTAGAGGAAAAACTGTTTGATCTATTAGAGTAGGGACGTCCGTAACGGCGATTATCGATAGTGCAATCATGGCTAAAGGTTCACGCTGGGTTCGGTTGAGTTTTTTGGGACTGTTGGTGCCTCTGGCTACGGGGGTAGCGGCCTGGCAGGGCTGGGCCTGGTGGAGCTGGGCCAATCAACCGGTCAGCGAAACTCCTGCCGAAACTGCGCCTCAAACGGTGCAAATTCAAATTCCGCCGGGCACTCCAGGCCAGCAAATTGGCCAGGATCTAGAAGCGGCTGGTCTGATTCGGTCTGCCCTGGCTTGGAAGCTGTGGTCGCGCTGGCAAACCTGGCAAAATGCCGAGGGTGGGTTTCAGGCGGGCACCTATGCCTTGAACCCAGCTGATTCGATGACTGCGATCGCCGACGTGATTCGCAGTGGTCAGGTGGTGCAAACCTCGTTCACGGTGCCTGAGGGTTGGAACCGTCGCCAAATGGCAGCTTATTTTCAGGAAGAGGGGTTTTTCTCTGCCGATGCCTTTCTATCGGCCACTGAGCAAGTGTCAAAGGATGCGTACCCTTGGCTGCCGGATGGTATTCCCCACGTGGAAGGCTTTTTATTCCCCGATACCTATCAGCTTCCGGCTGAGGGGGTTACGCCGGAGGCGGTGGTCAATGCAATGCTGAGCCGTTTTGAGACGGTAGCGCTACCAGTGTACCAACAGGCAACGACCGACCTAACGCTGTTGCAGTGGGCTACCCTAGCCAGCATCGTCGAGAAAGAAGCCGTAATTGCCGATGAGCGCGGCACCATTGCCGGAGTTTTTACCAACCGGCTCAAGCAGAACATGCCTCTAGGGGCCGATCCTACGGTTGAATACGGGTTGGGCATTGTGCAGACACCGGAGCAGCCCCTCACATGGACTCAGGTGGGCACCCCGTCGCCCTACAACACCTACATCAACCCAGGGTTACCCCCGACTCCGATCGCTAGCGCGGGTAAAGCCAGTTTAGAAGCGGCCCTAGCTCCCGAGGCTACCGATTATCTATTCTTTGTGGCTCGCTACGACGGAACCCACGTGTTTAGCCGCACGTTAGCAGAGCACGAAGCCGCCCGCGATGCGATTCGCGCCACTATTGACAACTAAGCCCAATTTGTTTGCGCTAGAGTCCTCCGTGCGATCGTCGTGGTTCAACCGCTGTGGATAGGTTGCTGCTGTCCCTTTAAGCAGCTTTAGGCCGTCGATCTA
The DNA window shown above is from Leptolyngbya subtilissima AS-A7 and carries:
- a CDS encoding DUF3727 domain-containing protein; this translates as MADNTQPIDESAVVLTDDAGRFLPCQVEQSFQLNDREYLLLLPIDAPIEIFVWQQDDNDDDVLMDVEEEEIDQVFLTAKAVLAEQNLTLQRTAITLTASGEIPEAEEDNCLTLELDDLDDAGNPVTEEFQILATCFYDDEEYTLCTPLDPLLIFAHRTSDGSLEVVTPEEFQTIRGGLEEKLFDLLE
- the mltG gene encoding endolytic transglycosylase MltG — protein: MAKGSRWVRLSFLGLLVPLATGVAAWQGWAWWSWANQPVSETPAETAPQTVQIQIPPGTPGQQIGQDLEAAGLIRSALAWKLWSRWQTWQNAEGGFQAGTYALNPADSMTAIADVIRSGQVVQTSFTVPEGWNRRQMAAYFQEEGFFSADAFLSATEQVSKDAYPWLPDGIPHVEGFLFPDTYQLPAEGVTPEAVVNAMLSRFETVALPVYQQATTDLTLLQWATLASIVEKEAVIADERGTIAGVFTNRLKQNMPLGADPTVEYGLGIVQTPEQPLTWTQVGTPSPYNTYINPGLPPTPIASAGKASLEAALAPEATDYLFFVARYDGTHVFSRTLAEHEAARDAIRATIDN